A window from Cryobacterium sp. PAMC25264 encodes these proteins:
- the istA gene encoding IS21 family transposase: MDDWATIRQLFSTGEHSKREIGRLVGVSRGTVERALETDRLPKYQRPAIRSSFDAFAPRVRALLAVTPTMPASTLAERVGWPGSASVFRDKVAGIRPEYLPPDPADRLVHEPGEQVQCDLWFPHEPLPLGHGQEGTPPVLVMTSTFSGFFQALMLPSRKTPDLLGGMWSLLQAAQAVPKRLVWDNETGIGRGKLTEPTAAFAGTLGTEVKLLKARDPESKGMVERRNRFFRSSFMPGRDFASPQDFNEQMTAWLPIANSRHSRSRRARPIDLIGQDRAAMRPLSPVVPDVLFRNTVRLPRDYYVRVHSNDYSVAPALIGRLVDVTADLEHIHVSHNGVTVTTHERAWARQLTVTDPDHVAQAAVLRRQFQTLHRHQRPQAHVAFVETASLSSYDDVFGVDTGRGLSDLGLIA; this comes from the coding sequence ATGGACGATTGGGCGACGATACGCCAACTGTTTTCAACGGGCGAGCACTCGAAGCGGGAGATCGGCCGGCTCGTCGGCGTCTCGCGGGGAACGGTGGAGCGGGCGCTGGAGACAGACCGGCTGCCGAAGTACCAGCGGCCCGCAATCAGGTCGAGTTTCGACGCGTTCGCGCCGCGGGTTCGGGCGTTGTTGGCTGTCACGCCGACGATGCCCGCGTCGACGTTGGCCGAGCGCGTCGGTTGGCCCGGTTCGGCGTCGGTGTTCCGCGACAAGGTCGCTGGGATCCGACCCGAGTACCTGCCGCCGGATCCCGCGGACCGTCTCGTTCACGAGCCCGGGGAGCAGGTCCAGTGCGACTTGTGGTTCCCGCACGAGCCGCTGCCGTTGGGCCACGGGCAGGAGGGCACGCCGCCGGTGCTGGTGATGACGTCGACGTTCTCGGGGTTCTTCCAAGCGTTGATGTTGCCGTCGCGGAAAACACCGGATCTGCTCGGCGGGATGTGGTCTCTGTTGCAGGCTGCGCAGGCGGTGCCGAAGCGGCTCGTTTGGGACAACGAGACGGGCATCGGCCGCGGCAAGCTGACCGAGCCGACGGCAGCGTTCGCGGGGACGCTGGGCACGGAGGTCAAGCTACTCAAGGCACGGGATCCGGAGTCCAAGGGCATGGTCGAGCGGCGAAACCGGTTCTTCCGGTCGTCGTTCATGCCCGGCCGCGACTTCGCGTCACCGCAGGACTTCAACGAGCAGATGACAGCCTGGCTGCCGATCGCGAATTCGCGGCATTCCCGGTCGAGGCGGGCGCGGCCGATCGACCTGATCGGCCAGGACCGGGCTGCGATGCGGCCGCTCTCGCCCGTGGTCCCGGACGTTTTGTTCCGCAACACGGTGAGGTTGCCCCGGGATTACTACGTTCGGGTGCACTCGAACGACTACTCCGTCGCACCGGCGTTAATCGGCCGGCTCGTGGACGTGACCGCTGACCTCGAGCACATCCACGTCTCTCACAACGGCGTCACCGTGACCACTCACGAGCGGGCCTGGGCCCGGCAGCTGACCGTCACCGACCCCGACCACGTCGCCCAAGCGGCCGTGCTGCGGCGCCAGTTCCAGACGCTGCACCGCCATCAACGCCCACAAGCTCACGTCGCGTTCGTCGAGACGGCCAGCCTCTCGTCCTACGACGACGTGTTCGGTGTTGATACCGGTCGCGGCCTGAGTGATCTGGGCCTGATCGCATGA
- a CDS encoding IS3 family transposase (programmed frameshift), with the protein MSNRSPGPRSGGPTPRRSYTPAQKLEHLAAYDDAITRNEGGAYLREQGIYSSQITEWRKLRDAGVLEGKQPGEKIGRLSAEQAEIAKLRRQLAKSEQRLATTEVALTIMGKAHELLEQLFQELAGRTPAHEILMNVYRDLTAANVPTRAAARLAGVSRATATRTPVQTPILRAAVVPVNKLSQAERARILTLVTSPPLVDLAPIQIYARLLDQGVYLASISTIYRVLAANKLVKERRRLARHPARAIPELVATGPGQVYSWDITKLAGPVKGRYFDCYVMIDIYSRYIVGAYVHASESGQLAVEMMKETFGIHGVPHVVHADRGTSMTSKTVAALLSDLEVTKSHSRPRVSNDNPYSEAWFKTLKFAPVFPERFGTLGEARLFMNRFVEDYNHTHHHTGIGLNTPADVHYGLAAGRAIERGKVLAAARAQNPERFSSNTAPKILALPGPAWINQPAEPAVAEAERKLAA; encoded by the exons ACGCCCGCGCAAAAGCTTGAGCATTTAGCCGCGTATGACGACGCCATCACCCGTAACGAGGGCGGCGCGTATTTGCGGGAGCAGGGCATCTACTCGTCGCAGATCACCGAGTGGCGAAAGCTTCGCGACGCGGGCGTTCTTGAGGGTAAACAGCCCGGTGAGAAGATCGGCCGGCTCAGCGCTGAGCAAGCCGAGATCGCGAAGTTGCGCCGGCAGTTGGCGAAGTCGGAGCAGCGGTTAGCGACCACGGAAGTAGCGCTGACGATCATGGGAAAAGCACACGAGCTCTTGGAGCAGTTGT TCCAAGAGCTCGCGGGACGAACCCCCGCACACGAGATCCTGATGAATGTCTACCGCGACCTCACCGCCGCAAATGTCCCCACCCGTGCTGCGGCCCGGCTGGCCGGAGTGTCTCGGGCCACCGCGACGCGAACACCGGTCCAAACCCCGATACTGCGGGCCGCAGTGGTGCCGGTGAACAAACTCAGTCAGGCTGAGCGGGCGCGGATCCTGACCCTGGTGACCTCGCCGCCGCTGGTGGATCTGGCGCCGATTCAGATCTATGCCCGGCTGTTGGATCAGGGCGTGTATCTGGCATCGATCTCCACGATTTACCGGGTTCTGGCGGCGAACAAGCTCGTCAAGGAACGCCGCCGCCTGGCCCGCCACCCTGCCCGGGCGATCCCGGAACTGGTCGCGACCGGGCCCGGCCAGGTCTACTCGTGGGACATCACCAAGCTCGCCGGGCCCGTCAAAGGCCGCTACTTCGACTGCTACGTCATGATCGATATCTACTCCCGCTACATCGTCGGCGCCTACGTTCACGCCTCAGAATCCGGCCAGCTCGCGGTCGAGATGATGAAGGAAACCTTCGGCATCCACGGCGTTCCCCACGTCGTTCACGCCGACCGCGGCACCTCGATGACCTCGAAAACCGTGGCCGCGCTGCTCTCCGACCTGGAGGTCACGAAGTCGCATTCGCGGCCTCGGGTCAGCAACGACAACCCGTACTCCGAGGCGTGGTTCAAGACGCTCAAGTTCGCGCCGGTGTTCCCGGAACGCTTCGGCACTCTCGGCGAAGCACGCCTCTTCATGAACCGATTCGTCGAGGACTACAACCACACCCACCACCACACCGGCATCGGCTTGAACACGCCCGCAGACGTCCACTACGGACTCGCCGCCGGCCGCGCCATCGAACGCGGCAAAGTCCTCGCCGCAGCCCGCGCACAAAACCCGGAACGCTTCAGCAGCAACACTGCCCCGAAGATCCTCGCTTTGCCCGGGCCAGCCTGGATCAACCAACCCGCCGAACCCGCCGTCGCGGAGGCCGAACGGAAACTAGCCGCCTAA